Within Sphingobium sp. SCG-1, the genomic segment CTTGCTGCGTTTGGTATTGCGGCATCGGTGATCGGGGCATTCTATTATCTGAAGATCATCAAGACGATGTACTTCGATGAGCCGGCCGCCGCTTATGCAAAGAACACGCCGCTGATCGAGAACGCCATTATCGCGGTCTGCGCTGCCGTAATCGTGCTCGGCTATCTCCTCAATCCCGTGCTGGACAGCGCCAGCGCGGCAGCGGCGGCGGCGCTCTTCTGACCATCGAAATCCGCACGGTCTTGCAAACCGCCTCTACCAATGCCGATATGCGCGTGTTGGCCGGGGAAGGCGCACCCGAAGGATTGTGGCTCCGCGCGGAGACTCAGACCGGCGGCAAAGGGCGGCTCGATCGCGCATGGGAGAGTCCACCGGGCAATCTCTATTGTTCCACGCTCGTCCGATTGCAGGCCAATGATCCGCCCCCGGCGACACTCGCCCTTGTCGCTGCGGTAGCCGTGTGGCGGACGGTGAACATGATGCTGCCGGGGCGGGTCCAGATCAAATGGCCCAACGACATTCTGATCGGTCCGGCTAAGCTGTCGGGCATGTTGTTGGAACGTGTTGGAGATGCAATCCTGTTGGGGATTGGCATCAACATCATGGCCCATCCCGATTTGCCGGACCGCCTGACCACGAGCCTCTGGTCGCAAGGGGCCGTGGACGCGACGCCTGCCGACGTACTGGAACAGCTATCGCGCACTTTTCATGAACTGCTGATGCAATGGCGCAGCTTCGGTCTCGATCCGATCCGCACACTCTGGCTACAGGCCGCGCATCCCCGTGGCACGCCGCTCAAGGTCAACTTGCCGGATGGAATGTCATTTAAGGGTCAATTTCACAGTCTTGATAGCAGCGGCGCATTGATCCTGGATCAAGCGGACGGCGGTTCGCGAACCATTCACGCGGGCGACGTCTTCCTGCTATGAGGATGCCCGCTACCTCTTCGCGATCAAGGACCGCCTGATGCTTCTCGCCGTCGATGCCGGCAACACCAATGTCGTATTCGCGCTGGTCGAATCGGACACCATCCGCGCGCGTTGGCGGATCGCCACTGACCCGCGGCGGACGGCGGACGAATATGCGGTCTGGCTGAACCAATTGCTGACCCTCGAAGGCTTCGCGTTGAGTGACGTCAATTCGGTCATCATCGCGACGGTGGTGCCGCGCGCCCTGCATAACCTCGAAGTGCTTTCCTCCAAATATTTCAAGGTCGATCCACTGATCGCCGGTCAGCATCCGGTCGCCTGGGGGATCGAACTCGATGTAGCCGAGCCTGCGTCGGTCGGCGCAGATCGCGTTGTAAATGCGATAGCGGCACACCATCTTTGTAGCGGCGACTTGGTCGTAATCGATTTCGGGACGGCGACCACTTTCGATGTCGTGGATTACAGCGGCGCTTATAAGGGCGGCATCATTGCGCCGGGCATAAACCTTTCGCTGGACGCGCTCGTCAGCGCCGCCGCCAAGCTGCCCCGGATCGCGATTGCCGCGCCAGAGGACCGGTCCGTCATCGGCCGCACTACCGAGGCGCAGATGCAGATCGGCGTCTTCTGGGGCTATGTGGCGATGATCGAGGGGCTCATTGCGCGTATGCGGGCCGAGATCGGTCGCCCGGTCAAGGTCATCTCGACGGGTGGCCTAGCCGTGCTGTTCGATCAGCACACGGATATTTTTGATGCAATCGCGCCGGACCTGACAATTCAGGGACTGGCGCTGATGCATGGCAGAATCTGACCGCTGGATCATTCTCCAGCACATTAGCATAAGCACCACGCCAACGGGCGGGGGTGCCACAGGAGTTTTGTTTCGTAATGACACCCAAGAACGAATTGCTTTTCCTAGCCCTCGGCGGGTCGGGAGAGATCGGCATGAACGTCAATCTTTACGGCTGCCAAGGCAAGTGGGTCATGGTCGACCTCGGCCTCACATTCGCCGATCCACAATATCCCGGCGTGGACCTGATCCTGCCGGACCTGACGTTCATCGAGAATAATCTCGACGACCTTCTCGGCATCGTCCTGACCCACGGTCATGAGGATCATATCGGCGCCATCCCCTATCTTGCCGCTGATCTCGGCGTGCCGCTCTATGCCACGCCGTTCACTGCGGGCCTAATCCGCATGAAGCTGGAAGAGGAGGGCATCAAGAATCAGGTCAAGCTCCATGTCGTCGAAAATGGCGGGAGCGTTCAGCTTGGCCCCTTCGGCTTCCGATATATGCCGCTCGCGCACTCGATCCCTGAAGGCAATGCGCTGGTCATCGACACGCCGCATGGGAAGATATTCCACACCGGCGACTGGAAGCTCGACGACCGCCCATTACTAGGCGTTCCGTCGACACCCGAGCAGTTGTCCGCAGTGGGCGACGAGGGTGTTCTCGCGCTCGTCTGCGACAGCACCAATGTGTTCAACCCGGAAGCCAGCGGATCGGAAGGCGATGTTCGGGAGGGCCTTTTGGAGGTTGTGAAGGGCGCGAAGCAGCGCGTCCTCGTGACGACTTTCGCCTCCAATGCCGCGCGCGTTCAAACGCTGGGCGAAGTGGCGCGCGCAACGGGCCGCACCGTGTGCGTAGCCGGACGCTCGCTCGACCGCATCATCGGCAATGCCAAGAGCGCAGGCTATCTGCGCGATTTCCCCGAGATGGTGGATTGGGACACGGCGATGGACCTGCCCCGCGACAAGGTGATGATTATCGCAACCGGCGGGCAGGGCGAGGCGCGTGCGGCGCTGGCGCGCGTCGCCTTCGACAGCCATCCGATCAAGCTCACCGAAGGCGACATGGTGGTCTTCTCGTCAAAGCAGATTCCCGGCAATGAGATCGCCATCGGCCGCATTCAGAATGCCTTGGCCAGCAAGGGCGTAACGATGGTCACGGACCGTCAGGCCGAAGTGCATGTGTCCGGCCACCCCGGCCGCCCCGAGCTACAGGCCATGTACAAATGGATTCGCCCACAGATTCTGCTCCCTGTGCATGGCGAGATGCGCCACATGGCGGAACAGGCGCGGCTGGGTCTCAGCGAAGGCATTCCACATGCCGTGGTGCAGGGTAATGGCGACATCGTGCGTTTGGCACCCGGAGCGCCGAAGATCATCGGCAAGGAAACGGCAGGACGGCTCGTCCTTGACGGCGACGTCATCCTGCCTGCCGACGGCGCGACGATGAACGAGCGTCGCAAGATCGCGCTGCATGGCCAGATTAGTGTCGCGGTCGCCGTGGATCGTGGTGGCCGGTTGATAGGAAGGCCCGATGTCCGACTGCAAGGCGTGCCGGTCGAGGAGGACAAGGAGGCTTTCATTTCCGAAGCATCCGACGAAGCGGCTAAGGCTGTGACCAAAGGCGGAAAAGCCGACGAAGCGCTGCGCGAGAACATCCGCCTGGCCGTTCGCCGCGCCGCTACGCGCTGGACCGGCAAAAAGCCCGTGGTGGATGTGTTGATCGTAAACGCGTAAAGGCAGGTCATGAACAGCTACGCTATCGTCGCCATCTACTTCCTGTTCTGGGTCATGGCGGCCTTCTTGGTCCTGCCCTTCGGTATCCGGACGCCCGATGAGTCGGGGGAAGTCCTGTTGCCGGGGCAGGCCGATAGTGCGCCCAGCAATTTCCGACCGTTGCTGGTCTGCGGGCGCGCCACGGTCCTCGCCGCGATCATGTTCGCGATCTACTATGCGAACTATGTTTTCGGCTGGATCACAACTGACTCGCTAGAGCGGATGATGCACTGAATTACTGGCGCAGGCGCTCAATCGCTTGCGCCAGCGCGACATACAGCTTGCCCATGTCGGACGACAGGATCGTTACCGCCAGCGCACTGCCGTCGCGGGCCGACAGGATCGTCCGCAACATTCCTTCAAAGTCGTGGATGTAGCGGTTCACATGATCGCGGAACTCGGGATCATTGTCATAGTGCAAGGCGATCTCGCGTGACTGCCCGGCATCGAGCAGCTTCACGGCCCGGCGCGTGAACACCCCGCGATCACCCTTCAGATAGGCTGCCCAGGCAGAGTCGGACACGTCGTTCGACAATATCTTCGACACGTCGATGGCAGTGCTGTTCAGCGATTCGATCAGCAACGCCGAGCGGCGCGCGAAATTGTCGCGGTCGCGCTCTTCGGCGGCTTGCTCGGCCTGTTCGATGCGCTGTTCGATGCTTGCGCTGGTGTCTGCAATCGTCAGCAACTGCCGCATCAGGCGGTCCGACGCTTGGTGCGCGGTTTTCACGGCGCGCTCGGCCACTTCCGCGACTTCCTTTATCTGTAAGGTCACGCGGTCGCCGATGGCCTGCTGCATTGCGGCCTCGCTTGCTTCGCCAAGAGCTTGTGCGGCTTCGGGAATGGCCCGGCTCAGCGCCTGACGCGCGCGGTCGGCCGCCTGATCGGCCGTATCCTTTACGCGCAGCAGCGCAGCAATCAGTTGCGGACCCGCGCTTTCGGTAAGCCGCGTCGTGGTATTGCCCGCCGTATCCAGCGCATCCTGAAGGCTCTCAACCTGCGTGCGATTGGCCAAGAGACCACGCTCCGTGCTTTCCAGCCATTCGGTCAGGCGACGGCTCTGGCCCCGAAGCAGTTCCTCGGCTTCCTGTGTGCGCCCAAGGACCGCGTCGGCCACAGCCTCCAGCGCCTCGATCTCCGGCGCTGCCGCAGCGAGCAGCGTCCGCGTTTCCGCCACACGC encodes:
- a CDS encoding type III pantothenate kinase gives rise to the protein MLLAVDAGNTNVVFALVESDTIRARWRIATDPRRTADEYAVWLNQLLTLEGFALSDVNSVIIATVVPRALHNLEVLSSKYFKVDPLIAGQHPVAWGIELDVAEPASVGADRVVNAIAAHHLCSGDLVVIDFGTATTFDVVDYSGAYKGGIIAPGINLSLDALVSAAAKLPRIAIAAPEDRSVIGRTTEAQMQIGVFWGYVAMIEGLIARMRAEIGRPVKVISTGGLAVLFDQHTDIFDAIAPDLTIQGLALMHGRI
- a CDS encoding biotin--[acetyl-CoA-carboxylase] ligase, translating into MQTASTNADMRVLAGEGAPEGLWLRAETQTGGKGRLDRAWESPPGNLYCSTLVRLQANDPPPATLALVAAVAVWRTVNMMLPGRVQIKWPNDILIGPAKLSGMLLERVGDAILLGIGINIMAHPDLPDRLTTSLWSQGAVDATPADVLEQLSRTFHELLMQWRSFGLDPIRTLWLQAAHPRGTPLKVNLPDGMSFKGQFHSLDSSGALILDQADGGSRTIHAGDVFLL
- a CDS encoding ribonuclease J, which produces MTPKNELLFLALGGSGEIGMNVNLYGCQGKWVMVDLGLTFADPQYPGVDLILPDLTFIENNLDDLLGIVLTHGHEDHIGAIPYLAADLGVPLYATPFTAGLIRMKLEEEGIKNQVKLHVVENGGSVQLGPFGFRYMPLAHSIPEGNALVIDTPHGKIFHTGDWKLDDRPLLGVPSTPEQLSAVGDEGVLALVCDSTNVFNPEASGSEGDVREGLLEVVKGAKQRVLVTTFASNAARVQTLGEVARATGRTVCVAGRSLDRIIGNAKSAGYLRDFPEMVDWDTAMDLPRDKVMIIATGGQGEARAALARVAFDSHPIKLTEGDMVVFSSKQIPGNEIAIGRIQNALASKGVTMVTDRQAEVHVSGHPGRPELQAMYKWIRPQILLPVHGEMRHMAEQARLGLSEGIPHAVVQGNGDIVRLAPGAPKIIGKETAGRLVLDGDVILPADGATMNERRKIALHGQISVAVAVDRGGRLIGRPDVRLQGVPVEEDKEAFISEASDEAAKAVTKGGKADEALRENIRLAVRRAATRWTGKKPVVDVLIVNA
- a CDS encoding DUF1467 family protein; its protein translation is MNSYAIVAIYFLFWVMAAFLVLPFGIRTPDESGEVLLPGQADSAPSNFRPLLVCGRATVLAAIMFAIYYANYVFGWITTDSLERMMH